From Candidatus Rokuibacteriota bacterium, one genomic window encodes:
- a CDS encoding DUF5615 family PIN-like protein translates to MTGVQGAAWQNGCDEKDDVVESRERGPDPGDRVLLEWASAQGRVLITMDKDFGEFIFMEGVSHCGIVRLPDVPAERRIKLMERVLTDYGRELSAHSVVTVRGGRIRISRPPR, encoded by the coding sequence GTTGCGACGAGAAGGACGATGTGGTGGAGTCGCGGGAACGAGGCCCTGATCCCGGGGACCGCGTGCTCCTGGAATGGGCAAGCGCCCAAGGACGAGTGCTGATCACGATGGATAAAGATTTTGGCGAATTCATCTTCATGGAAGGAGTGTCTCACTGCGGCATTGTTCGTTTGCCCGACGTTCCCGCAGAGCGGCGCATTAAGCTGATGGAAAGGGTTCTGACAGATTACGGCCGGGAACTGTCGGCACACTCGGTCGTGACTGTGCGGGGTGGGCGCATTCGGATCTCACGCCCACCGCGATAG